From one Cupriavidus sp. P-10 genomic stretch:
- a CDS encoding four-helix bundle copper-binding protein: protein MIRPTVQENAARYADCIAACNACAAAALKCAAACLEEQDVRRMARCIALDMDVAGIAQLAASYMLRNSEFAQLVCEDCAEVCKWCKEECEHHNAEHCQECARACAVCMEQCLKMTA, encoded by the coding sequence ATGATCCGACCCACCGTGCAGGAAAACGCCGCCCGCTACGCCGACTGCATCGCCGCGTGCAACGCCTGTGCGGCCGCCGCGCTCAAGTGCGCCGCGGCCTGCCTGGAAGAGCAGGACGTGCGCAGGATGGCGCGCTGCATCGCGCTGGACATGGATGTCGCCGGCATCGCGCAACTGGCCGCCTCGTACATGCTGCGCAACAGCGAGTTCGCGCAGCTGGTCTGCGAGGACTGCGCCGAAGTCTGCAAGTGGTGCAAGGAAGAATGCGAGCACCATAACGCCGAACACTGCCAGGAATGCGCGCGGGCCTGCGCGGTATGCATGGAGCAGTGCCTCAAGATGACAGCGTAG
- a CDS encoding sensor domain-containing diguanylate cyclase: MPVYTPTLKARIALITTVLAAVFGTGIVLVALYDAHRDLHDALQDQQDSVVKLTADQLDTAMSDRIMLLSHQATQLGGLLAQAHGAQAGAIRQQALQTLSKAIPVPAAFNALLVADVQGNIVNNIGSGAEVSDRGYFREAARTLAPVVSPPIRSRTTGEVGIMVAVPVLSPQKTFVGIVGGWLDMASANFMVEILHNRLGTTGYYCLVSAGRDPVYIRHPDPAQARQPALSVGDSCGEDDSPAPLEFLTPVRPVIARYLMSSTGWELVALLPAREAYAPLRQMQQRFLGLAGLALALVAMLIWLAVRRQLAPLTRLHKVVLASANDLSAFERLPARPQRDEIGDLSRAFVKLMRDVRERRQALDRSERRLRAVTDTLPSLLAFIDPDERYVFNNIAYEHVFGLKLDELRGKAVREVLGEARYARAQPFLQRALAGTAVTFESEDQDPEYHCMETSLRPEWSADGSEVVGVHIHVQDITQRKLETLRLARMSRTDHLTQLMNRSAFEGQLQAAMARSREHGSLMALLYLDMDRFKAVNDIHGHAAGDQLLQAFAQRVRACVRAADTVARLGGDEFAVVLEDLAQPAAARRVAQAILHAMDEPFSVEGVSADVDVSIGVALYHGGPAQDRELMRLADVLLYQAKGAGRGRYEIGPPELAGELSRQ; this comes from the coding sequence ATGCCTGTCTATACGCCAACGCTGAAAGCGCGCATTGCCCTCATCACCACCGTGCTGGCCGCGGTATTCGGCACCGGTATCGTGCTGGTCGCGCTGTATGACGCGCACCGCGACCTGCATGATGCGCTGCAGGACCAGCAGGACTCGGTGGTCAAGCTCACCGCCGACCAGCTCGACACCGCCATGTCGGACCGCATCATGCTGCTGTCGCACCAGGCCACGCAGCTCGGCGGCCTGCTGGCGCAGGCGCACGGCGCGCAAGCCGGCGCAATACGGCAGCAGGCGCTGCAGACGCTGTCCAAGGCGATCCCCGTGCCGGCCGCCTTCAATGCGCTGCTGGTCGCGGACGTGCAAGGCAATATCGTCAACAATATCGGTTCCGGCGCGGAAGTGAGCGATCGCGGCTATTTCCGCGAAGCCGCGCGCACGCTCGCGCCGGTGGTCTCGCCGCCGATCCGCTCGCGCACCACCGGCGAGGTCGGCATCATGGTGGCCGTGCCGGTCCTGTCGCCGCAGAAGACCTTCGTCGGGATCGTGGGAGGCTGGCTGGACATGGCGAGTGCCAACTTCATGGTCGAGATCCTGCACAACCGGCTCGGCACCACGGGCTACTACTGCCTGGTCTCGGCCGGACGCGACCCGGTCTATATCCGCCATCCGGACCCCGCGCAGGCGCGCCAGCCGGCGCTGAGCGTGGGCGACAGCTGCGGCGAGGACGACAGCCCGGCGCCGCTGGAATTCCTGACGCCGGTGCGCCCGGTGATTGCGCGCTACCTGATGTCGAGCACAGGCTGGGAACTGGTGGCGCTGCTGCCGGCGCGCGAAGCCTATGCCCCGCTGCGGCAGATGCAGCAGCGCTTCCTTGGGCTGGCCGGCCTGGCGCTGGCGCTCGTGGCCATGCTGATCTGGCTGGCGGTGCGGCGCCAGCTGGCACCGCTGACCCGCCTGCACAAGGTGGTGCTGGCCAGCGCCAACGACCTGTCGGCGTTCGAGCGGCTGCCGGCGCGACCGCAGCGCGACGAGATCGGCGACCTGTCGCGCGCCTTCGTCAAGCTGATGCGCGACGTGCGCGAGCGCCGCCAGGCGCTGGATCGCAGCGAGCGGCGCCTACGCGCGGTGACCGACACGCTGCCGTCGCTGCTGGCGTTTATCGATCCTGACGAGCGCTACGTCTTCAACAACATCGCCTATGAGCATGTGTTCGGCCTCAAGCTCGACGAGCTGCGCGGCAAGGCGGTGCGCGAGGTGCTGGGCGAAGCCCGCTACGCGCGCGCGCAGCCCTTTCTGCAGCGCGCGCTGGCCGGCACCGCGGTGACCTTCGAGTCCGAGGACCAGGACCCGGAGTACCACTGCATGGAGACCAGCCTGCGGCCGGAATGGAGCGCGGACGGCAGCGAAGTGGTCGGCGTGCATATCCACGTGCAGGACATCACCCAGCGCAAGCTCGAAACCCTGCGCCTGGCGCGCATGTCCCGCACCGATCACCTGACCCAGCTGATGAACCGCAGCGCCTTCGAAGGCCAGCTGCAGGCTGCCATGGCGCGCAGCCGCGAGCACGGCAGCCTGATGGCGCTGCTGTACCTGGACATGGACCGCTTCAAGGCGGTCAACGACATCCACGGCCATGCCGCCGGCGACCAGCTGCTGCAGGCGTTCGCGCAACGCGTGCGCGCCTGCGTGCGGGCGGCCGACACCGTCGCCCGGCTGGGTGGCGATGAATTTGCCGTGGTACTGGAAGACCTTGCGCAGCCGGCGGCGGCCCGCCGCGTGGCGCAGGCGATCCTGCACGCAATGGACGAGCCGTTCAGCGTCGAAGGCGTGTCGGCTGACGTCGACGTCAGCATCGGCGTCGCGCTTTACCATGGCGGGCCGGCGCAGGACCGCGAGCTGATGCGGCTCGCGGACGTGCTGCTGTACCAGGCCAAGGGCGCCGGGCGCGGACGCTACGAAATCGGTCCGCCGGAACTGGCCGGCGAACTCAGCCGCCAGTGA
- a CDS encoding bifunctional diguanylate cyclase/phosphodiesterase — translation MRLTALPPALMSLLVAAGGALLTAGAWRQVQQFEQRLAQQHFDAQLSQASSALRERMLENERLLRGVAGLMTANPATSRAQWRNYLYTAQLDELPPGTQSIGYAPLTAPPQVEPLIAAARADGLTDYWIRPAGPRSLYAPILYVEPLAGRNARAAGFDLLSDPSRRAALEAARDSGEPRLTRGLDLVRESEAVERQRGALLFLPVYGGGVAASTLAQRRQAVVGYVYVSLRLGDLMRGVGAPAQADLELSLHEGTPATPGPLLSDTAGIAHRDDGNDPLLRGERQVHYGGAAWTLRAATRPAFEAAYGPRHGYIVLAAGALASLALAGLIYALARQRRTARQREAQAVHAWEDDNAMLQACMAQSADAFVLTDANGTVVRASDRAGKLFGIAPADLVGRNLDMLAPGATGVADGADGAGVARGAAQRELTGVRSDGSRFPLRASAAHLPGAEGGAHWLWAITDLELQHRAQQAAAHQAARYAGLVDHASFGVITFGDDGVVTSVNAAGIRMLWYATAELVGRMPVTGLHLADELAAHARALSQELGEPVAPGMSALVAKARLGLTDEREWTWVRKGGSRLPVQVAVSALAAQPDGAPAGYQAIAYDLTERRRVDEYIRHLALHDPLTALPNRAELNERAQPVLLHARRHGERVALLLLDLDHFKHINDSLGHPVGDDVLRTMADRLKGAVRQGDLVARMGGDEFGVVLGGLRDDSEAELIAAKIQARVNEELQAGGQRLRVTPSIGMAIFPDDGDSLTELMKSADAAVYAAKQGGRAQLCRFAASMAEASLARFTIEGLLRRALAGNEFRLRYQPIVDTATLAITGVEALVAWETPERGPMKPSEFIPIAEQSGLVAPLGEWTLATACREIQALRQALGRDIEVAVNISPLQLRQAGFPDTVARCLEQAGLPPQQLVIEVTEGILVDGGETTIETFRRLRALGVALSIDDFGTGYSGLNYLTRLPIDRLKIDKSFVDDVATPGHDQAVAAAIIALGHQLHLKVVAEGVETAAQFEFLRSQGCDGVQGFLFCQAVPPPALRQLLETGLGSPLANEATLRQ, via the coding sequence ATGAGACTGACTGCGCTTCCCCCTGCCTTGATGTCGCTGCTGGTCGCGGCAGGCGGGGCGCTGCTGACTGCGGGGGCATGGCGCCAGGTACAGCAATTCGAGCAGCGGCTCGCCCAGCAGCATTTCGATGCGCAACTGAGCCAGGCCAGCAGCGCACTGCGCGAGCGCATGCTCGAGAACGAACGGCTGCTGCGCGGCGTGGCTGGCCTGATGACCGCCAATCCGGCAACCTCGCGCGCGCAATGGCGCAATTATCTCTATACCGCCCAGCTCGATGAACTGCCGCCCGGCACGCAGTCGATCGGCTACGCACCGCTCACGGCACCGCCGCAGGTCGAACCCCTGATCGCGGCCGCGCGCGCCGATGGCCTGACCGATTACTGGATCCGTCCCGCCGGCCCGCGCAGCCTCTACGCGCCCATCCTCTATGTGGAGCCGCTGGCCGGGCGCAACGCCCGCGCCGCCGGCTTCGACTTGTTGTCCGATCCGTCCCGACGCGCCGCGCTGGAAGCGGCGCGCGACAGCGGCGAGCCCCGGCTGACGCGCGGGCTGGACCTGGTGCGCGAGTCCGAGGCGGTGGAACGCCAGCGCGGCGCGCTGCTGTTCCTGCCGGTCTACGGTGGCGGTGTGGCCGCCAGCACGCTGGCGCAGCGGCGCCAGGCGGTGGTCGGCTATGTCTATGTATCGCTGCGCCTGGGCGACCTGATGCGCGGGGTCGGCGCGCCGGCACAGGCGGACCTGGAGCTGTCGCTGCATGAGGGTACGCCTGCCACGCCCGGCCCGCTGCTCTCGGACACGGCTGGCATCGCGCATCGCGATGACGGCAACGACCCGCTGCTGCGCGGCGAGCGCCAGGTCCACTACGGTGGCGCCGCGTGGACGCTGCGCGCGGCCACGCGTCCCGCCTTCGAGGCGGCATATGGCCCGCGCCACGGTTATATCGTGCTCGCCGCGGGCGCGCTGGCCTCGCTGGCGCTGGCCGGCCTGATCTATGCGCTGGCCCGCCAGCGCCGCACGGCCCGGCAACGCGAGGCCCAGGCAGTCCACGCCTGGGAGGATGACAACGCCATGCTGCAGGCATGCATGGCGCAATCCGCTGATGCCTTTGTCCTCACCGATGCCAACGGCACGGTCGTGCGTGCCAGCGATCGCGCCGGCAAGCTGTTCGGCATCGCGCCGGCTGACCTGGTCGGGCGCAACCTGGATATGCTTGCGCCCGGTGCCACCGGTGTCGCGGACGGTGCCGATGGCGCCGGCGTGGCGCGCGGCGCCGCGCAGCGCGAACTGACCGGTGTGCGCAGCGACGGCAGTCGTTTCCCGCTGCGCGCCAGCGCCGCGCACCTGCCCGGCGCCGAGGGCGGCGCTCACTGGCTGTGGGCCATCACGGACCTGGAGCTGCAGCACCGCGCGCAACAGGCCGCCGCTCACCAGGCGGCGCGCTATGCCGGGCTGGTCGACCATGCCAGTTTCGGCGTCATCACCTTCGGCGACGACGGCGTGGTCACCAGCGTCAATGCGGCGGGCATCCGCATGCTGTGGTACGCCACTGCCGAGCTGGTCGGCCGCATGCCGGTCACCGGGCTGCATCTCGCCGACGAACTGGCCGCGCACGCGCGCGCGCTCAGCCAGGAGCTGGGCGAACCGGTAGCGCCCGGCATGTCCGCGCTGGTCGCCAAGGCCCGGCTCGGCCTGACCGACGAACGCGAATGGACGTGGGTGCGCAAGGGCGGCTCGCGCCTGCCGGTGCAGGTAGCGGTGTCGGCACTGGCCGCGCAGCCGGACGGCGCGCCGGCAGGCTACCAGGCCATCGCCTACGACCTGACCGAGCGCCGCCGCGTCGACGAATATATCCGCCACCTGGCGCTGCACGATCCGCTGACCGCCCTGCCCAATCGCGCCGAGCTCAACGAACGCGCGCAACCCGTGCTGCTGCACGCGCGCCGCCATGGCGAACGCGTGGCATTGTTGCTGCTGGACCTGGACCACTTCAAGCACATCAACGATTCGCTTGGCCACCCGGTCGGCGACGACGTGCTGCGTACCATGGCCGACCGCCTCAAGGGCGCCGTGCGCCAGGGCGACCTGGTGGCGCGCATGGGCGGCGACGAATTCGGCGTGGTGCTGGGCGGTCTGCGCGACGACAGCGAAGCCGAATTGATCGCCGCCAAGATCCAGGCGCGCGTCAATGAAGAACTGCAGGCCGGCGGGCAGCGTCTGCGCGTGACCCCGTCGATCGGCATGGCGATCTTCCCCGACGACGGCGATTCCCTGACCGAACTGATGAAGTCCGCCGACGCCGCGGTCTATGCCGCCAAGCAGGGTGGCCGCGCGCAGCTGTGCCGCTTTGCCGCGTCGATGGCGGAAGCCTCGCTGGCACGCTTCACCATAGAAGGCCTGCTGCGCCGTGCACTGGCCGGCAACGAATTCCGGCTGCGCTACCAGCCCATCGTCGATACCGCCACGCTGGCGATCACCGGCGTCGAGGCGCTGGTTGCCTGGGAAACACCCGAGCGCGGTCCGATGAAGCCGTCCGAGTTCATCCCCATCGCCGAGCAAAGCGGCCTGGTCGCGCCGCTGGGCGAATGGACGCTGGCCACCGCCTGCCGCGAAATCCAGGCGCTGCGCCAGGCGCTGGGCCGCGATATCGAGGTGGCGGTCAATATCTCACCGCTGCAGCTGCGCCAGGCCGGCTTCCCGGACACCGTGGCGCGCTGCCTGGAGCAGGCTGGGCTGCCGCCGCAGCAACTGGTGATCGAGGTCACCGAAGGCATTCTCGTCGACGGCGGCGAGACCACTATCGAAACCTTCCGCCGGCTGCGCGCGCTTGGCGTGGCGCTGTCGATCGACGATTTCGGCACCGGCTATTCCGGCCTCAACTACCTGACCCGGCTGCCGATCGACCGGCTCAAGATCGACAAGTCCTTTGTCGACGACGTAGCTACGCCCGGTCACGACCAGGCGGTGGCCGCCGCGATCATCGCGCTCGGGCACCAGCTGCACCTGAAGGTGGTTGCCGAAGGGGTCGAAACCGCGGCGCAGTTCGAGTTCCTGCGGTCGCAGGGCTGCGACGGCGTGCAGGGCTTCCTGTTCTGCCAGGCGGTGCCGCCGCCGGCCTTGCGCCAGTTGCTGGAGACTGGCCTGGGATCGCCGCTGGCCAACGAGGCCACACTGCGGCAATAG
- a CDS encoding PadR family transcriptional regulator — protein sequence MKRQFLGLLARVYVLQFALEVPATVAMLADMLLEYGFQVDIGTVRPLLRALQMEGYLESVLRDGIGRVYLLTERGREELAASRQRIDELYRRLHADVPTPDTPRQA from the coding sequence ATGAAACGACAGTTTTTGGGCTTGCTTGCCCGCGTCTACGTCCTGCAATTTGCCCTGGAAGTCCCCGCCACGGTCGCCATGCTCGCCGACATGCTGCTGGAGTACGGCTTCCAGGTCGACATTGGCACTGTGCGACCCTTGCTGCGCGCCTTGCAGATGGAGGGTTACCTCGAAAGCGTGTTGCGCGACGGCATTGGCCGCGTCTACCTGCTGACCGAGCGCGGCCGCGAGGAACTGGCGGCCAGCCGCCAGCGCATCGACGAACTGTATCGCCGCCTGCACGCAGACGTTCCCACTCCCGACACGCCGCGCCAAGCCTGA
- a CDS encoding DMT family transporter, protein MKPADLARLLALAAIWGASFLFIRIGAPVLGPMLAAFLRVLIAAVTLAACLPLLGLRWDMRGKWPAVLVLGVINSGIPFVMYAVAALWLPAGYSAVFNAMTPLMGVVIGALAFSERLTRAKALGVMLGVAGVAVLTRTGPVAFSTELLLGALACLVATACYGLAGFLARRWITERGGLDSRLVAAGSMVGATLFLLPFSAVALWRHNTLPDAGAGVWWAMAGVGVLCTALAYILYYRLIADLGPVRSLTVTFLIPPFGIVWGALFLGEALSLAHAVGGALIGLAVWLVLRPVAADAPTAAAVQAAKR, encoded by the coding sequence ATGAAACCCGCCGATCTCGCACGCCTGCTTGCGCTGGCCGCCATCTGGGGCGCCAGCTTCCTGTTTATCCGCATCGGCGCACCGGTGCTCGGTCCGATGCTGGCCGCTTTCCTGCGCGTGCTCATTGCCGCCGTCACGCTGGCTGCGTGCCTGCCTTTGCTGGGCCTGCGCTGGGACATGCGCGGCAAATGGCCGGCCGTACTCGTGCTGGGCGTCATCAATTCGGGGATTCCGTTCGTCATGTACGCGGTGGCGGCGCTGTGGCTGCCGGCGGGGTATTCGGCGGTGTTCAATGCCATGACGCCGCTGATGGGCGTCGTGATCGGCGCGCTGGCCTTTTCCGAACGGCTGACGCGCGCCAAGGCGCTGGGCGTGATGTTGGGCGTGGCTGGCGTGGCGGTGCTGACGCGCACCGGCCCGGTCGCGTTCTCGACCGAGCTGCTGCTTGGTGCGCTGGCTTGCCTGGTGGCGACCGCCTGCTACGGCCTGGCCGGCTTCCTGGCGCGGCGCTGGATCACCGAGCGTGGCGGCCTGGACAGCCGCCTGGTCGCCGCCGGCAGCATGGTCGGCGCGACGCTGTTCCTGCTGCCGTTCAGCGCAGTCGCGCTGTGGCGCCACAACACGCTGCCCGATGCCGGCGCCGGGGTGTGGTGGGCCATGGCGGGCGTCGGCGTGCTCTGCACGGCGCTGGCTTACATCCTCTATTACCGGCTGATTGCCGACCTTGGCCCGGTGCGCTCGCTGACTGTGACTTTCCTGATTCCGCCGTTCGGCATTGTCTGGGGTGCGCTGTTCCTGGGCGAAGCGCTGTCGTTGGCCCACGCCGTGGGCGGTGCGTTGATCGGCCTGGCGGTGTGGCTGGTGCTGCGGCCCGTAGCGGCCGATGCGCCGACGGCCGCGGCGGTGCAGGCGGCAAAGCGCTGA
- the fur gene encoding ferric iron uptake transcriptional regulator, with the protein MSSAMSSERSSPIHLKRAGLKATSPRMRILEVFRTSARRHLSAEDVYRILLTQDEDAGLSTVYRVLNQLVQADILLRHTFESDHAVFELNEGGHHDHLICVACGRVEEFRDESIEQRQRQVAADNAFVLREHMLVLYGVCPECHASAADETHLSAVLPTQA; encoded by the coding sequence ATGTCATCCGCCATGTCATCCGAACGGTCCAGCCCGATCCACCTCAAGCGCGCCGGCCTGAAGGCCACGTCGCCGCGGATGCGGATCCTTGAAGTGTTCCGCACCAGCGCACGGCGCCATCTCAGTGCGGAAGATGTCTATCGCATCCTGCTGACGCAGGACGAGGATGCCGGACTGTCTACCGTGTACCGGGTGCTGAACCAGCTGGTGCAGGCCGACATCCTGCTGCGCCACACCTTCGAGTCCGACCACGCCGTGTTCGAACTCAATGAAGGCGGCCACCATGACCACCTGATCTGTGTTGCCTGCGGCCGCGTGGAGGAATTCCGCGATGAAAGCATCGAGCAGCGCCAGCGCCAGGTAGCCGCCGACAACGCCTTTGTATTGCGCGAGCACATGCTGGTGCTGTATGGCGTCTGCCCCGAATGCCATGCCAGTGCGGCGGACGAAACGCACCTGTCCGCCGTGCTGCCCACGCAAGCCTGA
- a CDS encoding DUF3649 domain-containing protein yields MSKTHPIGWRYRAGVASRAVAAIAGGYALAALSTAALAVSLPLPRPEAVTAATLLSFAVYAAAAVWVFAVRHAWRAWAGLALPAGLLWGLLALGQGA; encoded by the coding sequence ATGAGCAAGACCCATCCCATCGGCTGGCGCTACCGCGCGGGCGTGGCATCGCGCGCGGTCGCGGCGATCGCCGGCGGCTATGCCCTGGCTGCGCTGTCGACCGCCGCGCTGGCGGTGTCGCTGCCGCTGCCGCGTCCGGAAGCCGTGACCGCCGCCACGCTGCTGTCGTTTGCCGTCTATGCCGCCGCGGCGGTCTGGGTGTTCGCGGTCCGCCACGCATGGCGCGCCTGGGCCGGTCTGGCGCTGCCGGCCGGACTGCTGTGGGGATTGCTGGCATTGGGGCAGGGTGCGTGA
- a CDS encoding PepSY-associated TM helix domain-containing protein has protein sequence MRTGFRQSMAWLHTWTGLLVCWVLLLMFCGGTASYFKDEISLWMRPELHRSAAAASKVPAAQATEGAVRYLNSAAPDATRWFISLPDERQPYTSVLWVYQPGKGPSDAQGKPRRFDTRLLDPVTGAPLQAARETRGGEFLYRLHFDLHYMPAKWARWIAGFCAMFMLVAIVSGVITHRRIFADFFTFRRSKGQRSCLDAHNALAVLALPFHLMITYTGLVTLLFMYMPWGIEAAYRGDQRAFQAEAMQRPPQRKPAGTPAELAPVGAMVAQAQQRWQGAEPQRVVVSLPGDANATVSVIRAEPRALAHDAPTLEFSGKDGTLMQAYAEDQPGADLTRSVMTGLHIAGFASPGLRALFFLCGLAGSAMVATGAILWAVRTRQQQARAIAAGARPSFGLRLVEALNIAAIAGLPVAFASYFWANRLLPVEMLQRQETEIRWFFIAWGACALLAQLRPSRAMWRAQLWAGAVLFGGIPLLNALTTDSHLGVTLLQGRGPAAVAGFDLVTLALGIALGAAAWMTGRRQPAARSAPQPRAQARGAKVAAGQEAA, from the coding sequence ATGCGGACAGGCTTCCGACAATCGATGGCGTGGCTCCACACCTGGACTGGCCTGCTTGTGTGCTGGGTGTTGCTGCTGATGTTCTGCGGCGGCACCGCCAGCTATTTCAAGGACGAGATCTCGCTGTGGATGCGGCCCGAACTGCATCGCAGCGCGGCCGCCGCTTCCAAAGTGCCGGCAGCCCAGGCGACGGAAGGCGCGGTACGCTACCTGAACAGCGCGGCGCCCGATGCCACGCGCTGGTTTATCTCGCTGCCTGACGAGCGCCAACCCTATACCAGCGTGCTGTGGGTCTACCAGCCGGGCAAGGGGCCGAGCGATGCCCAAGGCAAGCCGCGCCGCTTCGACACGCGCCTGCTCGATCCTGTCACCGGCGCGCCGCTGCAAGCCGCGCGCGAGACTCGCGGCGGCGAGTTCCTGTACCGGCTGCATTTCGACCTGCACTACATGCCGGCCAAGTGGGCGCGCTGGATTGCCGGTTTCTGCGCCATGTTCATGCTGGTGGCGATCGTCAGCGGCGTGATCACGCACCGCCGCATCTTTGCCGACTTCTTCACCTTCCGCCGCAGCAAGGGCCAGCGTTCCTGCCTCGATGCGCATAACGCGCTGGCGGTGCTGGCGCTGCCGTTCCACCTGATGATCACCTACACCGGGCTGGTCACGCTGCTGTTCATGTACATGCCGTGGGGCATCGAAGCCGCCTATCGTGGCGACCAGCGCGCGTTCCAGGCCGAGGCGATGCAGCGGCCGCCGCAGCGCAAGCCGGCCGGCACGCCGGCCGAACTGGCGCCGGTCGGCGCGATGGTGGCGCAGGCGCAGCAGCGCTGGCAAGGCGCCGAGCCGCAGCGCGTAGTGGTCAGCCTGCCGGGCGATGCCAATGCCACCGTGTCGGTCATCCGCGCCGAGCCACGCGCGCTGGCGCACGATGCGCCAACGCTGGAGTTCTCCGGCAAGGACGGCACCCTGATGCAGGCCTATGCCGAAGACCAGCCCGGCGCGGACCTGACCCGCAGCGTCATGACCGGCCTGCATATCGCCGGCTTCGCTTCGCCGGGCCTGCGCGCGCTGTTCTTCCTGTGCGGGCTCGCCGGCTCGGCCATGGTGGCGACCGGCGCGATCCTGTGGGCCGTGCGCACGCGCCAGCAACAGGCCAGGGCGATTGCCGCGGGCGCGCGGCCCAGCTTCGGGCTGCGTCTGGTCGAGGCGCTCAATATCGCCGCCATCGCCGGGCTGCCGGTCGCTTTCGCCAGCTACTTCTGGGCCAACCGGCTGCTGCCGGTGGAGATGCTGCAACGCCAGGAGACCGAGATCCGCTGGTTCTTCATCGCCTGGGGCGCGTGCGCGCTGCTGGCGCAGCTTCGCCCAAGCCGCGCGATGTGGCGCGCGCAGCTGTGGGCCGGCGCGGTGCTGTTCGGCGGCATTCCGCTGCTCAACGCGTTGACCACGGATTCGCACCTCGGCGTAACGCTGCTGCAAGGCCGGGGCCCGGCCGCCGTGGCGGGGTTTGATCTGGTCACGCTGGCACTGGGCATCGCGCTGGGCGCCGCGGCTTGGATGACGGGACGCCGGCAGCCCGCCGCACGCAGCGCGCCCCAGCCGCGCGCACAGGCACGCGGCGCCAAGGTGGCCGCTGGCCAGGAGGCCGCATGA
- a CDS encoding DUF3325 domain-containing protein: MNALAVVAALALSMAGFVALALSLDRHHADLHGRGSVPAPAAVLRLRAAGALALALAWSVHIGADGWPLGTVSWLGTLTASAFAVVMGLCYAPRLVQRLLPGMAGVGVAALAGARLFAG; this comes from the coding sequence ATGAACGCGCTCGCTGTGGTAGCCGCGCTGGCCTTGTCGATGGCCGGCTTCGTCGCGCTGGCGCTGTCGCTCGATCGCCATCATGCCGACCTGCACGGACGCGGAAGCGTGCCGGCGCCGGCCGCGGTGCTGCGCCTGCGCGCCGCCGGTGCGTTGGCGCTGGCCCTGGCCTGGTCGGTCCATATCGGCGCCGACGGCTGGCCGCTGGGCACGGTGTCGTGGCTCGGCACGCTGACGGCCAGCGCGTTCGCCGTGGTGATGGGCCTGTGCTATGCGCCGCGCCTGGTGCAGCGGCTGCTGCCAGGCATGGCCGGCGTTGGCGTGGCCGCGCTGGCCGGCGCCCGCCTGTTCGCCGGCTGA
- a CDS encoding TonB-dependent receptor domain-containing protein: protein MAWPRWPAPACSPADDAGLTPSLAVPPSQGGNAPPVAPIKEQRNRGIELGGFGEPLRGVRVIAGIAYIDSKQTKTGVAATEGKHGVGVPNYTFNAEWDLPWLAGLTLSGRYLQTGAQYADVANRVRVPSWNRFDLGARYSFKAAQQRYTPRAAVENVANKAYWASAYGGYLVQGAPRTVKLSMTVDF from the coding sequence TTGGCGTGGCCGCGCTGGCCGGCGCCCGCCTGTTCGCCGGCTGACGATGCCGGCCTGACCCCCTCCCTTGCCGTGCCGCCGTCGCAAGGCGGCAACGCGCCTCCTGTCGCGCCGATCAAGGAGCAGCGCAACCGCGGCATCGAGCTGGGCGGCTTCGGCGAGCCGCTGCGCGGCGTGCGCGTGATCGCAGGCATTGCTTATATCGACAGCAAGCAGACCAAGACCGGCGTGGCTGCGACGGAGGGCAAGCATGGCGTGGGCGTGCCGAACTACACCTTCAACGCCGAATGGGACCTGCCGTGGCTGGCCGGGCTGACCCTGTCGGGCCGCTACCTGCAGACCGGCGCGCAATATGCCGATGTCGCCAACCGGGTGCGGGTGCCGTCGTGGAACCGCTTTGACCTGGGCGCGCGCTACAGCTTCAAGGCGGCGCAGCAGCGCTACACGCCGCGCGCCGCGGTGGAGAACGTGGCCAACAAGGCCTACTGGGCCTCTGCCTACGGCGGCTACCTGGTGCAGGGCGCGCCGCGTACAGTCAAGCTGTCGATGACGGTCGACTTCTGA